The following DNA comes from Mycobacteroides immunogenum.
ACGTCCCTGACCGAATGCCACGGCCATCGCCTGCTCGTTGACCAGCAAGGCCCGCTCGACGAGCGCGAGATAGAGGCGTTCCTTGTTCTTGAAGTGGTGATAGATGGAACCCACCGCGAGGCCTGCGGCCTCGGCAATGGCGTCCATCGTGACCACGTGGAACCCGCGCTCCACGAAAAGTCCTTCGGCTGCGTCGAGGATGGCGGCTGTTGTTACGGCCGTGCGACGGTCTTGACGCCGGGCCTTGGTCTCAGACACCCACCGAGGTTACGGGCTTTTGCCGCGATGCCAACCAGCGTGCGTAGTTTCGCAATGCGCGGCGCTGTACGCGTTGATCCATTGCCAGCGCCCAGGCCGCGGGCACCCGCGGTGCGGGGTTGTCGCCCTTGGCCATCCGGCGCAGCTGATACCGGACCATGGCCATGCTCGCCGCCGCGGCCAATTGTTTGTTCTTCCATGTGACGGCCCGTAGTACCGCGGTGGCGCCCAGCCCCTCGCGCCAGCGGTGCGCAAGGTCCGGGGTCACCGCGAGCGCAGTGCCGATACCCACCATCGCCACGTGATTGGCCAGCACCTGATCGGCTGTTTCAATCCGGGAAATCCCCCCTGTCAGCATCAGGGGCAGGGCACTGGTTGCGGCCAACTCGGTGGCGAGATCCAGAAAGTACGCCTCTCGGGCGGCGGTGCGCCCATCGGCGGGGCGGCCGGTCATGGCCGGACTTTCGTAACTCCCGCCGGAGATCTCGACCAGGTCCGCACCGACGGGTTCCAGTAGTGCGATCACCTTGCGTGCGTCATCGGCGTCGAAGCCGCCGCGCTGAAAGTCCGCGGAGTTCAGCTTGACGGCGACGGCGAATTCTGGGGACACCACCGTGCGGATCGTTCGGACGATCTCGATCAGCAACCGGGCGCGATTCTCCAGTGAGCCGCCCCACTGATCGGTGCGGTTGTTCACCAACGGTGAAAGGAATTGCGAGAGTAAATATCCGTGTGCGGCATGTACTTCTACCCCGTCGAACCCCGCCTGCTCGGCGCGCTCCGCGGTAGTCGCG
Coding sequences within:
- a CDS encoding NADH:flavin oxidoreductase/NADH oxidase family protein, which gives rise to MTNDLRADGLFTPLQLRSGQILPSRIAKAAMEEGMAGAGQVPDDRLINLYRRWGAGGTGLLITGNVMVHAEALTGPGGIVLDSSAPLDPFARWAQAGKSAGARIWMQINHPGRQVQANMPGVVWGPSNIAVDIGSQSKRFGKPVAMTPRMIEDTILRFATTAERAEQAGFDGVEVHAAHGYLLSQFLSPLVNNRTDQWGGSLENRARLLIEIVRTIRTVVSPEFAVAVKLNSADFQRGGFDADDARKVIALLEPVGADLVEISGGSYESPAMTGRPADGRTAAREAYFLDLATELAATSALPLMLTGGISRIETADQVLANHVAMVGIGTALAVTPDLAHRWREGLGATAVLRAVTWKNKQLAAAASMAMVRYQLRRMAKGDNPAPRVPAAWALAMDQRVQRRALRNYARWLASRQKPVTSVGV